Part of the Streptomyces sp. NBC_01460 genome, TCGGGCGGCGTGATGTCGAATGCGGGGTTGTACGCCTGGGTTCCCGGGGGTGCGACAGCCGTCCCGCCCCCCTCATCCCCGGCCGGAGCACCCGGCCTGAATGTGAGCTCCGTCACTTCCGCCGCGGAACGCTGCTCCACGACGATGGATGTACCGTCCACCGTTTTCGGATCGACCGTGGTGGTCGGCGCCACGACGACGAACGGCACGTGGTGGTACTTCGCGAGCACCGCCAGCGGATAGCTCCCCACCTTGTTGGCCACCGAGCCGTCCGCCGCGATGCGGTCCGCCCCGATGAGTACGGCATCCACCTCCCCCGCCGCAAACAGCGAACCCGCCGCGCTGTCCGTGAGCAGGGTGTACGGCATCCCGTGCCGCCGCGCCTCGAACGCCGTCAGACGGGCGCCCTGGAGGAGCGGCCGGGTCTCGTCCACCCACAGCTGCCGCAGGCTCCCCTCCCGGTGTGCCCTCAGAGCCACCGCGAAGGCCGTCCCGGCACCGCCGGACACCAGCGCGCCGGTGTTGCAGTGGGTGAGCAGCCGATGGCCGCCTCCGGGCAGGAGTTCGGCCAGCAGCTCCAGACCGTACTGCGCCATCCGCTCGCTGGCCGCCGCGTCCTCCTCGTGGAGAGCCCGCGCCTCGGCGAGGGCCGCCGCGGCAGCCGCCTCCGGGCCGGAGCCGCCCCCCACCGCCGCCCGGTACCTGGCTGCCACCCGCCGCGCCCCGTACCCGAGATTCACCGCGGTGGGCCGCGCCCGCTCCAGCAGCTCGGCGGCCCTGGCCACGTCCTCGCCCCGGGCGGCGGCCAGCGCCACCCCGTACGCCCCGGCGATGCCCAGCAGAGGCGCACCCCGCACGGCCAGTGCCTGGATCGCACGCACCAGAGCCGGCACATCGCCGCACACCAGCTCCGCCTCCTCGGCGGGCAGCCGCGTCTGGTCGAGGAGCACCACCGCGGGTCCCCCCGGCGGGTCGTCCCAGCGGATTACGGAGAGAGCCGGAGGGCCGGTATGCACCGGCGTTCGCGCGTCCTGATCAGCCATCTGCCCAGTCTGCCCGCTGAACGGCTCGCGCACGAAGGCAAGAAGGAGATACAGCGCCCGGTCCGCACCGGACCCGCGCGTGGCACGATGGCTGGCAACCTGCCGCCCCGATGAGCGGACAGGACGGTGAAGGAGCAACGATGAACGACTCTCCGGGCTGGGCTTCGCCCGGATCCGCCCCCTCCGACGGCCAGGAGACGGGCATTCCCAGGCCCTCCTCGCCCGTTGACGGAGGCGGCGCAGCCGGACAGTGGTCTCCTGCACAGCCTCCTCCGGGGCAGTGGTCCCCGCCGAGCGCCCCCGGCAACGGCCCGGGCGCACCTCCGCCCGCTCCTGGCTGGGGTGGCATGCCACAGGGGCCCGGATGGGGCCACGCACCGATGGCCGCGAAGCCCGGCGTGATCCCGCTCCGCCCCCTGGGAGTCGGCGAAATCCTGGACGGCGCGGTGTCCACCATGCGCACCCACTGGCGCACGGTGCTCGGCATCAGCCTCACCGTGTCCGTGATCGCCGAGATCGCGATCATTCTCG contains:
- the mtnA gene encoding S-methyl-5-thioribose-1-phosphate isomerase translates to MADQDARTPVHTGPPALSVIRWDDPPGGPAVVLLDQTRLPAEEAELVCGDVPALVRAIQALAVRGAPLLGIAGAYGVALAAARGEDVARAAELLERARPTAVNLGYGARRVAARYRAAVGGGSGPEAAAAAALAEARALHEEDAAASERMAQYGLELLAELLPGGGHRLLTHCNTGALVSGGAGTAFAVALRAHREGSLRQLWVDETRPLLQGARLTAFEARRHGMPYTLLTDSAAGSLFAAGEVDAVLIGADRIAADGSVANKVGSYPLAVLAKYHHVPFVVVAPTTTVDPKTVDGTSIVVEQRSAAEVTELTFRPGAPAGDEGGGTAVAPPGTQAYNPAFDITPPELVTAIVTEEGVISPVTGVGLAELCARSSQVTIS